In Ferroplasma sp., a single window of DNA contains:
- a CDS encoding glycoside hydrolase family 15 protein: MVINSKTLTSTSDIYTENYIKIGDHGAIFNNRTSALVGFDGTIDWACFPDFDSDPIFDSILDSKKGGYFLFRPRGESKINQYYEEFTNILITEFIQNDKIVLRLTDFLPTSDCSTLNFPEIHRFVEVLSGINVEIYFKPSFHFGKEVPKIIENKNGFLFQGENSSVGLSSNFKLLSGSGIVYNDNLFLGAGTYQWLVISTDINYIHKVEEYKSYQRLEETRIYWKNWTNKITYHGLWHKYLLRSALVLKGMFYEPTGLMVAAPTSSLPESIGGERNWDYRYTWVRDTTYVIEAMSMIGLKDEASKFLYGLMNMIHRDHRLRTIYPLNETGELSEKILDYSGYMNSGPVRIGNEAVDQLQVDQYGSIINAIYHFELSGGIVTLQLWDFIVEILDTLKKIWKYPDSSIWEFRSVPRHYVYSKLMSWAAFHFAGLIGKKLSYSADYEDWAKIENEIKEDILANGFNSELNSFVQSYGSDEIDASLLRLPLLNFLEPTDPRVLSTIRAVETRLMNSSYLFKRYLEDDGLKGDDNGFLLLTFWYIEDLIKMGSIGKAKDILESILSMSNHLMLFSEEMDLKTNDMLGNFPQAISHLGVVRTITLLNNEFKKSGNAGILKYA, from the coding sequence ATGGTTATAAATTCAAAGACACTCACAAGTACCAGTGACATTTACACAGAAAATTATATAAAAATTGGCGACCACGGTGCAATATTCAACAATAGGACATCTGCCTTGGTCGGTTTCGATGGAACTATTGACTGGGCATGCTTTCCAGATTTTGATTCAGACCCTATTTTTGATTCAATACTGGATAGCAAAAAAGGAGGTTATTTTCTTTTCAGGCCCCGGGGAGAATCAAAAATAAATCAGTATTATGAGGAATTTACAAATATACTCATAACCGAATTTATTCAGAATGACAAAATTGTTTTAAGATTGACAGATTTTTTGCCAACATCTGATTGCTCCACACTAAATTTCCCTGAAATACATAGGTTTGTGGAAGTTCTAAGTGGCATTAATGTTGAGATTTATTTCAAGCCGAGTTTTCATTTCGGAAAAGAAGTGCCAAAAATTATAGAAAATAAAAATGGTTTCCTGTTCCAGGGAGAAAATTCCAGTGTTGGGTTATCATCAAATTTCAAACTTCTAAGCGGGTCTGGAATAGTTTATAACGACAATCTATTCCTTGGCGCGGGGACATATCAATGGCTTGTTATATCAACTGATATCAATTATATACATAAGGTGGAGGAATATAAATCATATCAGAGATTGGAAGAAACCAGAATTTACTGGAAAAACTGGACAAATAAAATAACATACCACGGGCTCTGGCACAAATACCTTTTGCGTTCAGCACTTGTACTTAAGGGAATGTTTTATGAGCCCACCGGTTTAATGGTAGCCGCACCTACCTCCAGCCTGCCTGAATCCATAGGCGGCGAGAGAAACTGGGATTACAGATATACATGGGTAAGGGATACAACATACGTTATTGAGGCAATGTCAATGATTGGCCTTAAGGATGAGGCGTCAAAGTTCCTTTACGGGCTCATGAACATGATACATAGAGACCACAGGCTACGTACAATATATCCGCTGAATGAAACAGGGGAATTATCAGAAAAGATTCTTGATTATTCTGGATATATGAATTCAGGTCCGGTGAGAATCGGAAATGAGGCCGTAGATCAGCTGCAGGTAGACCAGTATGGTTCTATTATCAACGCCATTTATCATTTCGAACTTTCAGGTGGCATCGTCACATTACAGCTATGGGACTTTATAGTTGAAATACTGGATACATTGAAGAAGATATGGAAATACCCTGATTCCAGCATATGGGAATTCAGAAGTGTTCCCCGGCATTATGTTTACTCTAAATTAATGTCCTGGGCAGCCTTTCACTTCGCTGGATTAATAGGCAAAAAACTTTCTTATTCGGCTGATTATGAGGATTGGGCGAAGATAGAAAATGAAATAAAAGAGGATATACTTGCAAATGGCTTTAACAGTGAATTAAACTCCTTTGTGCAGAGTTATGGGTCAGATGAAATAGATGCGTCGTTGCTCAGGCTCCCCCTTCTGAATTTCCTCGAACCAACCGATCCGAGAGTGCTCAGTACAATCAGAGCAGTGGAAACCAGGCTGATGAACAGTTCATATCTTTTTAAGCGCTATCTGGAGGATGACGGTTTAAAGGGGGATGATAACGGTTTCCTCCTGCTCACATTCTGGTATATAGAGGATCTGATTAAGATGGGGAGTATCGGTAAGGCAAAGGATATACTTGAATCCATATTAAGCATGTCTAACCATCTCATGCTCTTCTCAGAAGAGATGGATCTGAAAACTAACGATATGCTGGGTAACTTCCCGCAGGCAATATCACATCTGGGCGTTGTCAGGACTATTACCCTCCTGAATAATGAATTCAAAAAAAGTGGGAACGCAGGTATATTGAAATATGCATGA
- a CDS encoding nucleotidyltransferase family protein: protein MSHISAVITASGMAERFGSDKLMYIVNSIPIIHYTMENVLKAGFYERLIVLRNSELKQYAVNHGFIPVWNDEYKKGMSQSIILGIKNVSENSDAAMIIPGDLPMMPSDYLNSLISHFNTHGKGIAGFLMHGSPVSPVIFSRKYFKELLDLNGDRGGKPVIKRHMDDFTGMEAPDDSLMDIDTLDDARAFEKIIHKS from the coding sequence ATGTCACATATTTCTGCAGTAATAACCGCCTCAGGCATGGCAGAGCGTTTCGGTTCCGATAAGCTAATGTATATTGTAAATTCAATCCCTATAATACATTATACAATGGAAAATGTCCTAAAAGCCGGATTTTATGAAAGGCTGATTGTGCTTAGAAACAGTGAACTTAAACAATACGCCGTGAATCATGGTTTTATTCCGGTTTGGAATGATGAATATAAAAAAGGAATGTCCCAATCCATAATACTGGGAATCAAGAATGTATCAGAGAATTCAGACGCTGCAATGATTATTCCGGGGGACCTGCCCATGATGCCCTCAGATTATTTGAACAGTTTAATCAGCCATTTTAACACTCATGGAAAGGGAATAGCAGGATTTTTAATGCATGGGTCACCTGTAAGCCCTGTGATATTCAGCAGGAAATATTTCAAGGAACTTCTTGACCTAAACGGAGACCGTGGAGGAAAGCCTGTGATAAAGAGGCACATGGATGATTTTACTGGAATGGAGGCACCTGACGATTCACTTATGGATATAGATACACTGGATGACGCAAGGGCCTTTGAGAAAATTATTCATAAAAGTTAA
- a CDS encoding carbon-nitrogen hydrolase family protein has protein sequence MKLRIRGLQSRRMTMHNAMEYLSSLDPESDEIIVLPEKFITEKIDGNSLGMILDSIKFNNTIILGSLSYVDRFLFNRSFIIKDRKIMGWQDKINLYRAEATKYTPGSELKVFNMAGYRAGILVCYDLDFPDYARMLFREHCDIIFNPSLIRKDFHREWHLYVKTRSLENRIPVISINSISDDFMGDSIIAYPHREEGGVRLDIIEDKRDDILYSIDTDAYAASREERLREEKIMLEHVHRTV, from the coding sequence ATGAAATTGAGAATCAGGGGTTTACAGTCAAGGAGAATGACCATGCATAATGCCATGGAGTACCTCTCATCACTGGACCCAGAGTCTGATGAAATTATTGTATTGCCTGAGAAATTCATTACGGAAAAGATAGATGGCAATAGCCTCGGTATGATACTGGATTCTATAAAGTTCAACAACACAATAATTCTTGGAAGCCTATCCTATGTGGACAGATTTCTATTCAACAGGTCATTTATAATAAAGGACAGAAAAATCATGGGATGGCAGGATAAGATTAATCTCTACAGGGCAGAGGCTACTAAATACACGCCTGGAAGTGAACTTAAAGTCTTTAATATGGCAGGTTACAGGGCAGGAATACTTGTATGCTATGACCTTGATTTTCCTGACTATGCCAGAATGCTTTTCAGGGAGCACTGCGATATTATATTCAATCCCTCACTAATAAGAAAGGATTTCCACAGAGAGTGGCACCTGTACGTTAAAACAAGGTCACTGGAGAACAGGATACCTGTGATATCCATAAATTCTATTTCAGATGATTTTATGGGAGACTCAATAATAGCATATCCCCATAGGGAAGAAGGAGGTGTCAGGCTGGATATTATAGAGGATAAAAGGGATGATATTCTATACAGCATAGACACAGATGCATATGCAGCCAGCAGGGAGGAAAGACTAAGAGAGGAGAAAATAATGCTGGAACATGTACATAGAACTGTATAA
- a CDS encoding mevalonate pyrophosphate decarboxylase yields MDYKFEGETIKRKLTDSGIYSPLNDYNPDPEEGKISTGYSYPIKAFEKFLGYYDSYYNIAYNPSISFNTDFSLIFSACMYNRNKGNDTVMLDGKPADKYIERYRKPLEFFRKNTGVKGSFSFYIKRYRKYSDAKGMSESSAVASAVSRSLVKNIFGEDAGRDDSTVSRYARMVSGSGTRAAVNGPSIWLSYPGINENESYAVKIPADVNKISYAIFPANIDYQTTSAHSEAVKSPFYDSWIGEKYRRINEIMTGNFNTEDLMERGLEDMFSLNSVLMSRGNIVQTPESLALLKKFLEFRKRNEGIYITGDTGPSLMVMSADRKLLDEFLEISGGNYLIGSHNPDAHKKYLNAFRKESEEYFQSVS; encoded by the coding sequence ATGGATTATAAATTTGAAGGAGAGACAATAAAAAGGAAACTTACCGATTCTGGCATATACAGCCCATTGAATGATTATAATCCTGATCCAGAGGAGGGAAAAATTTCCACAGGCTACAGCTATCCGATCAAGGCATTTGAAAAATTCTTAGGTTATTATGACAGCTATTACAATATTGCATATAACCCGTCTATTTCTTTCAATACAGATTTCTCACTGATTTTCAGTGCCTGCATGTATAATAGGAATAAAGGAAATGATACTGTAATGCTGGATGGGAAACCTGCGGACAAATATATAGAAAGATACAGAAAGCCCCTAGAATTTTTCAGAAAAAACACAGGTGTTAAGGGTTCATTCTCTTTCTACATAAAAAGGTACAGAAAGTACAGCGATGCAAAGGGCATGAGTGAATCCTCAGCCGTAGCATCCGCTGTGTCCAGGAGCCTTGTAAAAAATATATTTGGCGAGGATGCAGGAAGAGATGACAGTACAGTATCCAGATATGCAAGGATGGTTTCAGGCTCTGGCACAAGGGCGGCGGTAAATGGCCCGTCAATCTGGCTCTCATATCCGGGAATAAATGAAAATGAATCCTATGCTGTTAAAATACCGGCTGATGTGAATAAAATAAGCTATGCAATATTTCCTGCAAATATAGATTACCAGACCACTAGCGCTCACTCCGAAGCGGTCAAATCCCCATTTTACGATTCCTGGATAGGCGAAAAATACAGGAGGATTAATGAGATAATGACAGGGAATTTCAATACAGAAGACCTTATGGAAAGGGGACTGGAGGACATGTTCAGCCTCAACTCTGTGCTCATGTCCAGGGGCAATATTGTCCAGACACCGGAAAGCCTCGCCCTGCTGAAAAAATTCCTTGAATTCAGGAAGAGAAATGAAGGAATATATATCACAGGCGACACCGGACCATCACTCATGGTAATGTCAGCCGATAGGAAATTGCTGGACGAATTCCTGGAAATCAGCGGGGGAAATTACCTAATAGGAAGTCATAACCCTGATGCGCACAAAAAATATCTAAATGCCTTCCGGAAAGAATCTGAGGAGTATTTTCAGTCAGTTAGTTAA
- a CDS encoding Hsp70 family protein yields MFSLGIDLGTGNTAAAFTGVSDGKINTVVIPLSGNKRANSMRSAVAFDGSDRMFSGKDAERLIRQGKADGAVAFKTRMGTEYLYQSYGKFHSPVELSAIVLENVKKNAEAFLNDRMREAVIAVPARFGQNQRNATVEAATIAGIKVKQLVSEPTAAAIAYRSKNPSMDGKTMLVFDMGAGTTDVSVVHVNGRNFAVLGTYGNTHLGGNDIDNAIVEKIKAFLHGRGLKTYPEGLEVLAEQLKIKLSGGNEAQIRIPGAGGKSGQTLYSMSAIEMNEIIQPLLPEIFRCIDMAISTSGIGRRSIDVLLLTGGQMRMPQLRMSIEDYLSMKSAGGINPETAVATGASIIASGYAYTENGNVSRIRVQDVVPMTLGSVILNDIVIPMIPANSRIPCSATRPFTTIRDYQKEIEVRAVQGERPMGSDNIQLGKFILTGIKAAPRGEVSVDVTYSVDKNGILTVSATDRDTGSHKEIKIENSMQHSPEEIREMKEKVRAYFKRDAEMKKMAEVMNRAEDLLHRLKVIANEQLSSGTVYYNVNTDILRVSRAIKAENVKLLSQLVPKLEKEYKIIN; encoded by the coding sequence ATGTTTTCACTGGGGATAGACCTTGGTACAGGAAATACGGCAGCGGCATTCACAGGGGTTTCTGATGGAAAGATAAACACTGTTGTTATACCCCTGAGCGGAAATAAAAGGGCAAATTCCATGAGAAGTGCTGTTGCCTTTGATGGGTCGGACAGAATGTTCTCAGGAAAGGACGCCGAAAGGCTTATCCGGCAGGGAAAGGCAGATGGGGCAGTTGCATTCAAAACCAGGATGGGTACTGAATACCTTTACCAGTCCTACGGAAAATTCCATTCCCCTGTTGAACTGAGTGCCATAGTGCTTGAGAATGTGAAGAAAAATGCAGAGGCATTCCTGAATGACAGGATGAGGGAGGCTGTAATTGCAGTGCCTGCCAGATTTGGGCAGAACCAGAGGAATGCCACAGTGGAAGCAGCCACAATAGCAGGCATAAAAGTGAAACAGCTCGTTTCTGAGCCCACCGCAGCTGCCATTGCATACAGGTCTAAAAATCCATCAATGGATGGTAAAACAATGCTTGTTTTTGATATGGGTGCTGGCACAACTGACGTTAGTGTGGTGCACGTAAATGGCAGGAATTTTGCTGTGCTGGGAACCTATGGGAATACACATTTAGGCGGGAATGATATTGATAATGCCATAGTTGAAAAAATTAAGGCGTTTCTGCATGGCAGGGGATTGAAAACTTACCCGGAAGGGCTCGAAGTGCTTGCGGAGCAATTGAAAATAAAGCTTTCAGGGGGCAATGAGGCGCAGATACGCATACCAGGAGCAGGAGGAAAATCAGGGCAGACATTATACAGTATGTCAGCCATCGAGATGAATGAAATTATCCAGCCACTTCTTCCTGAAATTTTCAGGTGCATTGACATGGCAATTTCAACCTCCGGAATAGGCAGAAGGAGCATTGATGTACTGCTTCTCACGGGTGGTCAGATGAGGATGCCACAGTTGAGAATGTCCATAGAGGATTACCTTTCAATGAAATCGGCAGGGGGAATAAACCCTGAAACAGCTGTTGCAACTGGTGCCTCTATTATAGCCTCCGGGTATGCATACACAGAAAATGGAAACGTTTCAAGGATCCGGGTACAGGATGTTGTCCCCATGACACTGGGAAGTGTGATACTCAACGATATTGTTATACCCATGATTCCGGCAAATTCCAGAATACCATGCAGTGCAACAAGGCCATTTACAACAATAAGGGACTACCAGAAGGAGATAGAGGTAAGGGCTGTGCAGGGTGAGAGGCCAATGGGGTCTGATAATATCCAGCTGGGGAAATTCATACTTACAGGCATAAAGGCCGCCCCCAGGGGAGAGGTATCTGTGGATGTTACCTACAGCGTTGATAAAAATGGAATACTTACAGTATCCGCCACAGACAGGGATACAGGGTCACATAAGGAAATAAAAATTGAGAATTCAATGCAGCACAGCCCTGAAGAAATAAGGGAAATGAAAGAGAAGGTAAGGGCATACTTCAAACGGGATGCGGAAATGAAGAAAATGGCCGAGGTCATGAATAGGGCAGAGGATCTCCTGCACAGGCTAAAGGTCATAGCAAACGAACAGCTTTCATCCGGAACCGTTTATTATAATGTAAATACTGATATACTCCGGGTAAGCAGGGCCATAAAGGCGGAAAATGTGAAATTGCTGTCACAGCTTGTTCCGAAACTGGAAAAGGAGTATAAAATTATTAACTAA
- a CDS encoding HAD family hydrolase has translation MDKLRKAVFVDRDGTLNYDNGYTHKISDLKIYDDIIPVLKDYYDQGYVIIVITNQSGINRGYYSIEDMEAFNTRLAEIFIKHGIKIEEFFYCPHRPDEHCSCRKPETGLIEMAAEKYGIDIKSSIVIGDSESTDGKMASRLGIKFIKVHGYN, from the coding sequence GTGGATAAACTCAGGAAGGCAGTTTTTGTGGATCGTGACGGCACATTGAATTATGATAATGGCTATACGCATAAAATTTCAGACCTGAAGATATACGATGACATAATACCTGTCCTGAAGGATTACTATGATCAAGGCTATGTAATCATTGTGATAACCAACCAGTCAGGGATCAACAGGGGATATTATAGCATAGAGGATATGGAAGCATTCAACACAAGGCTTGCTGAAATATTCATAAAGCATGGCATAAAGATAGAGGAGTTTTTCTACTGCCCCCACAGGCCGGATGAGCACTGCAGCTGCAGGAAACCGGAAACAGGGCTTATTGAGATGGCCGCCGAAAAGTATGGGATAGATATTAAATCATCCATAGTAATAGGGGACAGTGAAAGCACCGATGGAAAAATGGCGTCAAGGCTGGGAATTAAATTTATAAAGGTGCACGGGTACAATTAA
- the moaC gene encoding cyclic pyranopterin monophosphate synthase MoaC, whose translation MIDITDKNTVSREAMATGTITLEKETVKLIKENRVKKGDTIETAKIAGTMAVKNTSSMIPYCHPVPVMSIDFNFDIKESKIDVTCRVKAIYRTGVEMEAINGVQTALLTIWDMVKYLEKDETGNYPHTSIGNISVLYKKKGDSYTS comes from the coding sequence ATGATAGATATTACGGATAAAAATACTGTAAGCCGGGAAGCAATGGCAACCGGCACCATCACACTGGAAAAGGAGACAGTGAAGCTCATAAAGGAAAACAGGGTTAAAAAAGGTGATACGATTGAAACGGCAAAAATAGCCGGGACAATGGCCGTGAAGAACACTTCCTCCATGATACCATACTGCCATCCCGTCCCTGTAATGTCCATAGATTTCAATTTCGATATAAAGGAATCAAAGATTGATGTTACATGCAGGGTTAAGGCTATATACAGGACAGGTGTTGAAATGGAGGCAATTAATGGAGTCCAGACTGCCCTGCTGACCATATGGGATATGGTGAAATACCTGGAGAAGGATGAAACAGGCAATTATCCCCATACATCCATAGGAAATATCTCTGTGCTGTACAAGAAGAAGGGTGATTCCTATACATCATGA
- a CDS encoding MogA/MoaB family molybdenum cofactor biosynthesis protein → MIPIHHEDKKYSLRYRIVTVSTSRTMENDRSGTIMEELLENKASRGLVKDDEVMILSDLFINYGSTDVFIYIGGTGISRLDQTSMAIRKIADREVRGFGELFREKSGGVFPYISDASLFIYKKKIIFTVPGSEDAQKIAFEIINGMVNHLYHEINKE, encoded by the coding sequence GTGATTCCTATACATCATGAGGATAAAAAATACAGCTTAAGATACAGAATAGTCACGGTATCAACCAGCAGGACCATGGAAAACGACAGGTCAGGCACCATAATGGAGGAACTCCTTGAAAATAAGGCGTCTCGCGGATTGGTAAAGGATGATGAGGTCATGATCCTCTCTGACCTTTTCATAAACTATGGCAGTACAGATGTGTTCATTTACATAGGTGGAACCGGCATATCAAGGCTTGACCAGACATCCATGGCTATCCGGAAGATTGCAGATCGTGAGGTTCGTGGGTTTGGAGAGCTTTTCAGGGAAAAATCTGGGGGAGTCTTCCCATACATATCGGATGCCTCATTGTTCATTTACAAGAAAAAAATTATATTCACTGTACCGGGTTCTGAGGATGCCCAGAAAATAGCATTTGAAATAATAAATGGCATGGTAAACCATCTCTACCATGAAATAAACAAGGAATAA
- a CDS encoding dipeptidase translates to MKFIDLHEDIAYSSMYKDVIHGNEQSSVDMLKKFPDSIIFSVVFPHVNMRSGEEFGKSIPNVTLAYQQFNYYRMIAEKFGINIMDSAKAENGLNFLISMEGTDILNTPEDVLLFKDMGLRNMGLTWNYDTKFASSCYSRKDYGLTGYGEQLVEICNSSGIIIDLAHAGKKTILETCEVTEKPVLDSHTNFRELKNHPRNIDEESIKAIVETDGVMGITGIRDSLITPDFDGIMKSINYLGDNFGWRHVSLGTDFLGIPVPPDNFQDITGVEKLHDELGSHADDVLYNNAFRVIEKNL, encoded by the coding sequence ATGAAGTTTATAGACCTGCACGAAGATATAGCCTATTCCTCAATGTACAAGGATGTGATACATGGCAATGAACAGTCATCGGTGGATATGCTGAAAAAATTCCCAGACAGCATAATTTTTTCAGTAGTTTTTCCTCATGTTAATATGAGGTCTGGTGAGGAGTTCGGAAAATCCATCCCAAATGTAACCCTGGCATACCAGCAATTTAACTACTACAGAATGATTGCTGAAAAATTCGGCATAAATATAATGGATTCGGCAAAAGCAGAAAATGGCCTTAACTTCCTTATTTCCATGGAGGGAACAGATATACTCAACACCCCGGAGGATGTCCTGCTGTTCAAAGATATGGGACTTAGAAATATGGGATTAACCTGGAATTATGACACAAAATTTGCATCATCATGCTACTCAAGAAAGGATTACGGATTGACTGGATACGGAGAGCAGCTTGTTGAAATATGCAACTCCAGCGGCATAATAATTGATTTAGCCCATGCAGGAAAGAAGACCATACTGGAAACCTGTGAGGTAACGGAGAAACCGGTACTGGATTCCCATACCAATTTCAGGGAACTTAAAAACCATCCAAGGAATATAGATGAGGAGTCCATAAAGGCAATTGTGGAAACCGATGGTGTCATGGGAATAACCGGCATCAGGGATTCATTGATCACCCCTGATTTTGATGGAATAATGAAGAGCATAAATTACCTGGGCGATAATTTCGGATGGAGGCATGTGAGCCTGGGCACAGATTTTCTGGGAATTCCTGTGCCGCCTGACAATTTCCAAGATATTACTGGAGTTGAAAAGCTCCATGACGAACTGGGCAGCCATGCAGATGATGTGCTCTATAACAATGCCTTCAGGGTTATTGAAAAAAATTTATAA
- a CDS encoding 3-hydroxyacyl-CoA dehydrogenase NAD-binding domain-containing protein: protein MAKKVAVIGSGIMGQGISQVFIRQGFDTLLIDINDAILENAKNSIADGKFGLARLVQKGTITEEQKKEYMNNLTTSTDYGKLSDREFVIEAVPEIMDLKLKVMESIEKNIPENAIIASNTSGIMISEIGMNIKNKGRLLGMHWFNPAPVMKLIEVVKTPFTSQDALDTVIDMAKAMGKEPVVVKDYPGFFTTNFVHSWLVASLRMYEKGIASMEDIDKMAKLGFGFPMGPFELMDTIGLDTMKEIGDYLYSETGDERMLPPPILKEMVYAGYRGNSKIKMNSRGGWYDLK from the coding sequence ATGGCAAAGAAGGTAGCAGTAATAGGATCAGGAATAATGGGCCAGGGCATATCGCAGGTATTTATCAGGCAGGGATTTGATACACTGCTTATAGATATCAATGATGCCATACTGGAAAATGCAAAAAACAGCATAGCTGATGGCAAATTCGGGCTTGCAAGGCTTGTGCAGAAGGGCACAATAACGGAGGAGCAGAAAAAGGAGTACATGAATAACCTTACAACCTCAACTGATTACGGAAAGTTATCGGACAGGGAATTTGTCATTGAGGCAGTCCCCGAAATTATGGATCTGAAGTTGAAGGTCATGGAAAGCATTGAAAAAAACATTCCTGAGAATGCAATTATAGCCTCAAACACCTCAGGCATAATGATATCTGAAATAGGCATGAACATTAAGAATAAAGGCAGGCTGCTGGGGATGCACTGGTTCAATCCCGCACCGGTAATGAAGCTTATAGAGGTTGTGAAAACCCCCTTTACCTCACAGGATGCATTGGACACTGTTATCGATATGGCAAAGGCAATGGGAAAGGAACCGGTGGTCGTTAAGGACTATCCGGGATTTTTCACCACCAATTTTGTACATTCATGGCTTGTTGCATCACTGAGAATGTATGAGAAGGGAATAGCCAGCATGGAGGATATAGATAAGATGGCAAAGCTGGGATTCGGGTTCCCCATGGGGCCATTTGAGCTCATGGACACAATAGGCCTTGATACCATGAAGGAAATCGGCGATTACCTCTATTCAGAAACCGGAGACGAGAGAATGCTCCCACCACCGATCCTTAAGGAGATGGTTTATGCGGGCTACAGGGGAAACAGCAAAATAAAGATGAATAGCAGGGGAGGATGGTACGACCTGAAATAA
- a CDS encoding MFS transporter produces MKNQGNKLLLINMIMLLSVTFTMRSSTNMLMTVVPVFTKYVINADVLFVGLTATLYGIGGMVSNIFVNGRISVDKTPKVVFAFLAVMTLGIFFYIFSSNVYEVFVLSAVTGLSMGVVQPLLMTITNAIAPPGSRDRYIAAYTASLSLSLIFGVLVEGLIISSIDVRYAFVIFFFIAAASSIIMFFLSRKIHIPAKSTKTRSFREIISRASTSLHQGKVLFAMFGNISYAFPFILLITYGSIIGREYDGIAPSTFLYLLALFYGVSFLSRVILSVRQVRSKEYLMYAAFAASILGYMLVGINTGIVMFIAALLILGFPHGSIFPLSTSYIAESVDMEYMNIVYSVFLLIMDVIAFVIPFIFGLISDLYTIKIAIYATLIPMAFLIMLSVGVNIRDNKTKRKNLVISKA; encoded by the coding sequence GTGAAAAACCAGGGAAATAAGCTTCTATTAATAAACATGATAATGCTTCTGTCCGTTACATTTACCATGAGGTCGTCAACAAATATGCTCATGACCGTTGTCCCTGTTTTTACAAAATATGTTATAAATGCAGACGTACTCTTCGTAGGTTTAACAGCAACACTGTACGGTATCGGTGGCATGGTATCAAATATATTTGTGAATGGAAGAATCAGCGTTGATAAAACTCCTAAGGTGGTTTTTGCCTTCCTTGCCGTTATGACACTTGGAATATTTTTCTATATATTTTCAAGCAACGTTTATGAAGTATTTGTATTATCTGCTGTTACCGGCCTCTCCATGGGTGTTGTCCAGCCATTATTAATGACAATCACAAATGCCATAGCACCTCCAGGAAGCAGGGACAGGTATATAGCAGCCTATACTGCATCACTATCACTGAGCCTTATTTTCGGTGTGCTGGTTGAGGGCCTTATAATTTCCTCAATAGATGTAAGGTATGCATTTGTCATTTTCTTCTTTATTGCAGCAGCATCATCTATAATCATGTTCTTCCTGTCCAGAAAAATACATATACCGGCAAAATCAACCAAGACCAGGTCATTCAGGGAAATTATTTCAAGGGCATCAACTTCGCTGCATCAGGGAAAGGTTTTATTTGCAATGTTCGGCAACATCTCCTATGCATTTCCCTTCATTCTCCTGATAACTTATGGAAGCATAATTGGAAGGGAATACGATGGCATTGCACCGAGTACATTCCTTTACCTACTTGCATTGTTTTACGGCGTTTCATTCCTTTCCAGGGTTATCCTATCGGTCAGGCAGGTAAGGAGCAAGGAATATCTTATGTATGCAGCATTTGCAGCAAGCATACTGGGATATATGCTTGTTGGCATCAATACAGGAATAGTAATGTTCATAGCTGCCCTTCTGATTCTGGGATTCCCGCATGGGTCCATATTCCCCCTGTCAACCTCATACATAGCTGAAAGTGTTGACATGGAGTATATGAATATTGTTTATTCTGTGTTTCTGCTGATCATGGATGTAATAGCCTTTGTAATACCATTCATATTCGGATTGATTTCAGATCTATATACAATAAAAATAGCAATATACGCAACACTGATTCCCATGGCATTTCTTATTATGCTTTCCGTGGGTGTCAACATAAGGGACAATAAAACAAAAAGAAAAAATCTGGTTATTTCAAAGGCTTAA